Proteins from a genomic interval of Paenibacillus lentus:
- a CDS encoding Gfo/Idh/MocA family protein, whose amino-acid sequence MKQLRVGMIGYKFMGKAHSNAYRTLPMFFPEALKPEMTALCGRNKDAVTEAAAQLGWSSVVTDWKDLIARDDIDLIDINAPSDAHKEIALAAAKAGKHIFCEKPLALTLSDAREMLQAAEEAKVAHMVGFNYRFSPAVKLAKKLVESGRLGKIYHFRAWFLQDWIMDPEFPLVWRLQKEIAGSGSHGDLGAHLIDLAHYLVGDIQEVIGMSETFIKERPIAAEMTGLSAKGSKDAPKGPVTVDDATLFLARFAGGALGSFEATRFAAGHRSTNSFEINGSLGSVKFDFERMNELEVYFTSDEEDVQGFRRVLATDPAHDYAEAWWPPGHTIGFEHTFIHEILELTNALRESRLPQPNFHDGVKCQAVLEAVERSIDERRWVEISEM is encoded by the coding sequence ATGAAGCAGCTGCGCGTCGGGATGATTGGTTATAAATTTATGGGTAAAGCACACAGCAACGCCTATCGGACGCTGCCAATGTTTTTTCCTGAAGCTCTTAAGCCTGAAATGACCGCTCTGTGCGGAAGAAACAAAGATGCCGTAACTGAGGCCGCCGCCCAATTGGGATGGTCTAGTGTCGTGACGGATTGGAAGGATCTGATCGCCCGTGACGATATTGACTTAATCGACATTAACGCCCCTAGTGACGCACATAAAGAAATTGCACTCGCAGCTGCGAAGGCGGGAAAACACATTTTCTGCGAGAAGCCGCTTGCACTTACGTTGAGTGACGCCCGTGAAATGCTGCAGGCGGCTGAAGAAGCCAAGGTCGCTCATATGGTCGGCTTTAACTACCGTTTCTCGCCAGCGGTCAAGCTGGCTAAGAAGCTGGTGGAGAGCGGCAGACTAGGAAAAATCTATCACTTCAGAGCCTGGTTCCTACAGGACTGGATCATGGATCCGGAATTCCCGCTCGTCTGGAGATTGCAGAAAGAAATCGCTGGCTCTGGGTCGCATGGCGATCTCGGCGCTCATTTGATTGATCTTGCTCACTATTTAGTAGGAGACATTCAGGAGGTCATTGGTATGAGCGAGACCTTCATTAAAGAACGCCCGATTGCCGCAGAGATGACAGGCTTAAGTGCCAAAGGCAGTAAAGATGCGCCGAAGGGTCCCGTCACCGTGGACGACGCTACGCTTTTCTTGGCACGCTTTGCGGGCGGCGCCCTCGGCAGTTTCGAAGCAACGCGCTTTGCAGCAGGCCATCGGTCAACCAATTCCTTTGAAATTAACGGCAGCCTCGGCAGTGTGAAGTTTGATTTTGAACGGATGAACGAACTTGAAGTATACTTCACCTCTGATGAAGAGGATGTGCAAGGCTTCAGAAGGGTGTTGGCCACGGATCCAGCACATGATTATGCAGAAGCCTGGTGGCCGCCCGGTCATACGATCGGCTTTGAGCATACCTTCATCCATGAAATATTAGAGCTGACGAATGCGCTTCGGGAAAGCAGGCTGCCACAGCCGAATTTCCATGACGGCGTAAAATGCCAGGCTGTCCTCGAAGCAGTAGAACGCTCTATCGATGAGCGGCGCTGGGTTGAAATCTCAGAAATGTAA
- a CDS encoding bifunctional 4-hydroxy-2-oxoglutarate aldolase/2-dehydro-3-deoxy-phosphogluconate aldolase, which yields MKKIKVLQNITTLGVVAVIRGDDAESAYQMSKACIEGGLNNIEVTFTTPDADQVIKRLIKEYGEKAVIGAGTVLDPITARIAILAGAEFVVSPSFDEETGKLCNLYSIPYMPGCMTLNEMKEALKVGVDVLKLFPGNNFDPGFIKAVKGPMPHVNIMPTGGVDLDNMEQWVRSGCVAVGIGGNLTAPAKEGRYDLITELAAKYVAKFREIRQ from the coding sequence ATGAAAAAAATAAAAGTGCTGCAAAATATTACGACACTGGGCGTTGTAGCGGTTATTCGTGGCGATGACGCAGAGTCGGCCTACCAGATGTCTAAAGCCTGCATCGAGGGCGGCTTGAACAATATCGAGGTTACTTTTACAACGCCAGATGCGGACCAAGTCATTAAGCGGCTAATTAAGGAATATGGGGAGAAGGCGGTGATCGGCGCTGGGACAGTGCTCGATCCGATTACGGCGAGAATCGCCATTTTGGCTGGAGCTGAATTCGTAGTCAGCCCGTCATTCGATGAGGAGACCGGAAAGCTCTGTAATTTATACAGCATTCCTTACATGCCTGGATGCATGACGCTGAACGAGATGAAGGAAGCATTGAAGGTAGGCGTGGATGTGCTGAAGCTCTTCCCTGGAAACAACTTTGATCCTGGCTTTATTAAAGCCGTCAAAGGCCCGATGCCGCATGTGAACATTATGCCGACGGGCGGGGTGGATCTGGACAATATGGAGCAGTGGGTTCGCAGTGGATGCGTGGCTGTAGGGATTGGCGGCAACCTGACTGCCCCGGCTAAGGAAGGACGCTATGATCTGATTACTGAGCTGGCCGCCAAATACGTAGCTAAATTTCGCGAGATTCGTCAGTAA
- a CDS encoding helix-turn-helix transcriptional regulator, with product MEIIDIVKKHAPITGDLIAEMLNLTRPTIRSDLSILVMLDYIDAKPKVGYFLGKRRTREDESKLPLLDMKVGDLHGVPVIVRETTTIQEAVVSLFLENVGHLIVTDEQGRLAGIVSRKDLLKVTLGNATASSMPVSFIMTRRPNIITVSPEDSVLEAARKIIAHQIDSLPVVVPAETGEEGDVKVVGRISKTNIIKMLLDTIAEE from the coding sequence ATGGAGATTATTGACATCGTGAAAAAGCATGCTCCGATTACCGGAGATCTCATAGCTGAAATGCTAAATTTAACTCGCCCGACGATCCGTTCAGATTTGTCCATTCTCGTTATGCTCGACTACATCGATGCTAAACCGAAGGTAGGATATTTCTTGGGCAAGCGAAGAACGCGTGAAGACGAGAGCAAGCTACCGCTGCTTGATATGAAGGTCGGCGATCTTCACGGCGTCCCGGTCATTGTCCGCGAAACAACAACGATCCAAGAGGCGGTTGTCTCGCTGTTTTTAGAAAACGTAGGTCATTTGATCGTTACGGATGAGCAAGGCAGATTAGCGGGGATCGTCTCCCGCAAGGATCTGCTCAAAGTAACGCTTGGCAACGCCACGGCATCCTCGATGCCCGTAAGTTTCATCATGACTCGGCGGCCAAATATTATCACCGTCTCACCGGAGGATTCGGTGCTTGAGGCGGCAAGAAAGATAATCGCCCATCAAATTGACAGCTTACCTGTTGTTGTGCCGGCGGAAACCGGCGAAGAGGGGGATGTGAAGGTGGTAGGGCGGATATCTAAAACGAATATCATAAAAATGCTGCTAGATACGATAGCTGAGGAATAG
- a CDS encoding AraC family transcriptional regulator, protein MKSFYQNWILDYELPLVIHHGHNLTFYAHYHSEIEFIYVESGNILVGVNEEKRLLTQGDMVICCSNDIHYFESKENSQVIILIFKPEMISLSVNWPNDFSFVSPFIPGGNPAFQHIKQLLYDIMQEKENAKPGHSMFIKAGLLELCGTLQRNWPTQSLSRRSRSKLESKRARIQQILSFIEENYQDDLSVEIIATRFQMEPSYFCRTFKSAIGMNFRTYLNTIRVHKAERKLISSDASIMEIALECGFNSIRTFNRVYKELKGCVPSSSRYGVS, encoded by the coding sequence ATGAAATCCTTCTATCAAAATTGGATACTAGATTACGAGTTGCCATTAGTTATCCACCATGGACATAACTTGACGTTCTATGCACACTATCATTCTGAAATTGAGTTCATCTACGTCGAATCGGGAAACATTCTCGTCGGCGTAAATGAAGAAAAGCGTCTGCTTACGCAGGGAGATATGGTCATTTGCTGCAGTAATGACATTCATTATTTCGAGAGTAAGGAAAATTCACAAGTCATCATTCTCATATTCAAGCCGGAAATGATCAGCCTATCCGTGAACTGGCCAAATGATTTCAGCTTTGTGTCTCCCTTCATTCCAGGAGGTAATCCGGCATTTCAGCATATCAAACAACTGCTTTATGACATTATGCAGGAAAAAGAGAACGCCAAGCCGGGTCATTCAATGTTCATCAAGGCCGGTCTGCTCGAGTTGTGCGGAACGCTGCAGAGAAACTGGCCAACCCAGAGCCTGAGCCGCCGCTCGCGAAGCAAGCTCGAATCGAAGCGGGCTAGAATACAGCAAATTCTGTCGTTTATTGAAGAAAATTACCAGGATGATCTATCCGTGGAAATAATCGCAACTCGCTTTCAAATGGAGCCATCTTATTTTTGCCGTACGTTCAAAAGTGCTATAGGCATGAATTTCCGAACCTACCTCAATACGATCCGTGTGCACAAGGCAGAGCGTAAGCTGATCAGCAGCGATGCCAGCATCATGGAGATTGCGTTAGAATGCGGCTTCAACAGCATCCGTACGTTTAACCGGGTATATAAAGAGCTGAAGGGCTGCGTCCCTTCAAGCTCTCGTTACGGCGTCTCTTAA
- a CDS encoding ThuA domain-containing protein, translated as MKKALIVWGGWDGHEPEQVATIFANILRNHQFEVEVADTLEAYADAEKLMNLDLIVPVWTMGEIPQAYVDNVSAAVQNGTGLAGCHGGMCDSFRHNVDWQFMTGGQWVAHPGNDGVKYTVEIKQSSSPLIAGMEDFTVESEQYYLHVDPAVEVLATTRFPVADGPHRLNKAVDMPVVWTKRWGVGRVYYNSLGHHADIVALPQVTELMTRGLLWAAEGKQQAEALYGDQTVKQQNNYTGMGDSQ; from the coding sequence ATGAAAAAGGCACTAATCGTTTGGGGCGGCTGGGACGGACACGAGCCAGAACAGGTTGCGACCATTTTCGCCAATATACTACGCAATCATCAATTTGAAGTGGAAGTTGCCGATACATTGGAAGCGTATGCAGATGCAGAGAAGCTGATGAATCTCGATCTGATCGTACCGGTATGGACGATGGGAGAAATACCACAGGCTTACGTCGATAATGTATCAGCAGCTGTACAGAACGGCACCGGACTAGCCGGCTGCCACGGCGGCATGTGTGATTCCTTCCGTCACAACGTAGACTGGCAGTTTATGACCGGCGGCCAATGGGTGGCCCATCCAGGTAATGACGGTGTGAAATATACAGTGGAAATCAAACAGTCCTCAAGCCCACTTATCGCCGGAATGGAAGATTTCACGGTGGAAAGCGAGCAATATTATCTGCATGTCGACCCTGCGGTCGAAGTACTGGCTACAACCCGTTTTCCTGTAGCGGACGGCCCGCACCGCTTGAACAAAGCCGTCGATATGCCGGTGGTTTGGACGAAGCGCTGGGGAGTCGGACGCGTATATTATAACTCTCTGGGACATCACGCAGATATCGTCGCGCTTCCGCAGGTTACCGAGCTGATGACCCGTGGCTTACTCTGGGCTGCGGAAGGCAAGCAGCAGGCTGAAGCACTGTATGGCGATCAGACAGTTAAGCAGCAGAACAATTATACCGGTATGGGTGACAGCCAATAA
- a CDS encoding Gfo/Idh/MocA family protein: MNKMKVGIIGCGKISSIYMENCKKFKVLELVACADLDLDRAREQAEKYGIPRACSTDELLGDPDIDIVINLTIPAVHAEVSIKALEAGKHVYVEKPLTATLEEGRLVLDKANKLGLLVGSAPETFLGAGIQTALKLIEDGVIGRPVSATAFMMSRGHEFWHPDPEFYYAQGGGPMFDMGPYYLTALIQLLGPIHSIAGMTGKAKEQRIITSEKKFGKPIPVDIPTHVAGTLQFESGAIATLITSFDIFGGSSLPPIEIHGTEGTILVPDPNTFGGPVKYRKIGENEWIEQPLLPGYSENSRGIGPADMAYSLMNGRPHRASGELAYHVLEAMWAFHESSDSGRYYEMTSRCERPAPLPADLAPYTLD, translated from the coding sequence ATGAACAAAATGAAGGTAGGCATTATCGGCTGCGGAAAAATCAGCAGCATTTATATGGAAAACTGCAAAAAATTCAAAGTTCTGGAGCTCGTGGCTTGTGCAGATCTCGATTTGGATCGAGCACGGGAACAAGCCGAGAAGTACGGCATTCCTCGGGCCTGCAGCACAGATGAGCTGCTCGGAGACCCGGATATCGATATCGTGATTAACCTGACGATCCCAGCCGTACACGCCGAGGTGAGCATCAAAGCGCTGGAAGCCGGCAAACACGTCTATGTGGAAAAGCCACTGACCGCCACGCTGGAGGAAGGCAGGCTCGTACTGGATAAAGCGAACAAGCTCGGCCTTCTCGTCGGCAGCGCCCCCGAAACCTTCCTGGGAGCGGGCATCCAAACCGCTCTCAAATTAATCGAGGACGGTGTCATCGGGCGCCCGGTATCGGCAACGGCCTTCATGATGAGCCGCGGTCATGAATTCTGGCATCCCGACCCGGAGTTCTACTATGCGCAGGGCGGAGGGCCGATGTTTGACATGGGGCCGTATTATTTGACCGCCCTCATCCAACTGCTGGGACCGATTCACAGTATTGCCGGAATGACGGGCAAAGCGAAGGAGCAGCGGATCATTACGAGCGAGAAAAAATTCGGCAAGCCTATCCCGGTCGATATTCCGACCCATGTCGCCGGTACCCTGCAATTCGAGAGCGGGGCCATCGCCACGCTAATTACAAGTTTTGATATTTTCGGAGGCAGCAGTCTCCCGCCAATTGAAATACACGGTACGGAAGGAACGATCCTTGTGCCTGATCCCAACACGTTTGGCGGGCCCGTGAAATATCGCAAAATCGGCGAAAACGAATGGATTGAGCAGCCTCTTCTGCCAGGCTATTCCGAGAATAGCCGTGGGATCGGTCCGGCAGACATGGCCTATTCTCTAATGAATGGACGTCCGCACCGAGCCAGCGGCGAGCTTGCCTATCATGTCCTGGAAGCGATGTGGGCCTTCCATGAATCCTCCGATTCGGGCCGCTATTATGAAATGACAAGCCGATGTGAACGTCCTGCCCCCCTTCCAGCCGATCTAGCACCGTATACGCTGGATTAA